The DNA window CACATCTATTTGCACGGAAAGTCGCATCACAGCCTTCCGCATTGCCAGAAGTGATGCCTGCAGGATGTTGATTCTGTCGATTGTCTCGGGGTCTATTGATTCGACTGCCCATGCGATCGCGATCGACTTGATGTGTTCGGCGAGAATCTCACGCTTTGCCGCAGTGATTGCTTTTGAGTCCCCTATGCCGTTTCGTTTCGTCTCTGGAGGAAGGATTACAGCAGCAGCAGTGACTGGTCCCGCGAGAGGACCACGTCCCACTTCATCTACTCCGCAGATATTTAGAAAGCCTTCATTCCACAGACCGGTTTCATAAACAGCCATGCCGGTCACCTCGCTCCAAAGATGTCGCAAGGAATCTACAGCGGCTGTGAAGGCCAATCAACAAAAACAAAAAGCGGGCTATTCCACTGTGACCGACTTAGCAAGATTGCGAGGCTGATCGACGTCGCATCCACGGTTGACTGCTATATAATACGCCATCAGCTGCAATGGGATTATCGACAGAAGCGGAGTCAAGTGATAAAGCACTTTGGGAATATAGATTACATGATCCGCGAGGCGCTTAATATCTTCATCACCCTCTGACGCCAGCGCGATCACTCGTCCACTGCGAGCCTTGATTTCCTGAATGTTTGAGATGACTTTGTCATATACCTGATCCTTGAGGGCGATG is part of the Candidatus Zixiibacteriota bacterium genome and encodes:
- a CDS encoding ribonuclease HII, which gives rise to MAVYETGLWNEGFLNICGVDEVGRGPLAGPVTAAAVILPPETKRNGIGDSKAITAAKREILAEHIKSIAIAWAVESIDPETIDRINILQASLLAMRKAVMRLSVQIDVVLVDGNRRIPDIEHEQITVVRGDSKCVTIGAASILAKVERDKMMADYDQLFPGYKFSRNKGYPTREHRLAIHAHGPCDIHRRTFKLLPEGLIQGKLKF